From a single Leopardus geoffroyi isolate Oge1 chromosome E1, O.geoffroyi_Oge1_pat1.0, whole genome shotgun sequence genomic region:
- the LOC123604455 gene encoding C-C motif chemokine 23-like, which yields MKVFAAALPFLIVATAFGAQVQALHEPMVAIRPHETSIHLQGFHRPSDCCTQYTPRKIRCGFMEDYYETSSGCSQPGVIFLTKKGQRVCANPFDLGVQNCVRSLKSN from the exons ATGAAGGTCTTCGCAgctgccctccccttcctcatTGTTGCTACTGCCTTTGGAGCCCAGGTCCAGGCCCTTCATG AACCCATGGTGGCAATACGTCCGCATGAAACCTCGATACATCTGCAAG GCTTTCACCGTCCCTCTGACTGCTGCACCCAGTACACTCCACGGAAAATCCGATGTGGATTCATGGAAGATTACTATGAAACAAGCAGCGGGTGCTCCCAGCCAGGTGTCAT CTTCCTCACCAAGAAGGGGCAGCGTGTCTGTGCCAACCCCTTTGATTTGGGAGTTCAGAATTGCGTGAGGTCCCTGAAGTCGAACTAA